One part of the Amaranthus tricolor cultivar Red isolate AtriRed21 chromosome 16, ASM2621246v1, whole genome shotgun sequence genome encodes these proteins:
- the LOC130802730 gene encoding pectinesterase PPME1-like encodes MEGQISLVLVTFLLINVAFTTYAQTLVPQIAAEINTWFQTAVKPVSQQTTLEPNVIEAENGEVETIEVKQDGTGKFKTISDAVKHVKVGNLKRVIIKIGPGEYREKVKVERYQSYITFLGDPKNMPTITFAGTALEYGTVDSATLIVEADYFVAANIIISNSAPRPDGKAKGAQAVAMRISGDKAAFYNCKFIGFQDTLCDDKGNHLFKDCYIEGTVDFIFGGATSLYLNSEIKVLPGDDMAVITAHARKNEQEAGGYSFVHCKVTGTGGNTHLGRAWFEAARVIFAYCDISDVIKPEGWSDNNKPEVQKTVYFGEFSNTGPGGAVDKRVPYTKKLTESEAKTFMSLEYIDAAKWLLPAPQL; translated from the exons atggaAGGGCAAATTAGTCTTGTTTTGGTGACTTTTCTACTGATTAATGTAGCATTTACAACATATGCCCAAACTTTAGTACCACAAATAGCTGCTGAAATTAACACCTGGTTTCAAACTGCTGTCAAACCAGTCAG CCAACAAACAACATTGGAACCAAATGTAATAGAAGCTGAAAATGGAGAGGTAGAAACCATTGAAGTAAAGCAAGATGGAACCGGAAAATTTAAGACAATATCTGATGCTGTTAAACATGTTAAAGTAGGAAACCTAAAGCgcgtaataataaaaattggtCCAGGAGAATATAGAGAAAAAGTTAAAGTCGAAAGATATCAGTCATATATTACATTTCTTGGAGATCCAAAGAATATGCCGACAATAACATTTGCAGGAACTGCTCTTGAGTATGGGACAGTCGATAGTGCAACTCTAATTGTTGAGGCTGATTATTTTGTTGCTGCAAATATAATTATTTCG AATTCTGCCCCAAGGCCTGATGGAAAAGCAAAAGGAGCACAAGCTGTTGCAATGAGAATCTCTGGCGACAAAGCTGCATTCTATAACTGTAAATTTATTGGATTTCAAGACACTCTTTGCGATGACAAGGGTAACCATTTGTTTAAGGATTGTTATATTGAGGGTACTGTTGATTTTATCTTTGGCGGAGCTACATCACTTTATTTG AATTCTGAGATTAAAGTGTTACCGGGAGATGATATGGCGGTGATAACTGCTCATGCTAGGAAGAACGAACAAGAAGCCGGTGGATACTCTTTTGTCCATTGTAAAGTAACCGGAACAGGTGGTAATACACACTTAGGCAGAGCTTGGTTTGAAGCAGCTCGAGTAATTTTCGCTTATTGTGACATTAGTGATGTTATTAAACCCGAGGGATGGTCCGACAACAACAAGCCTGAAGTTCAAAA AACGGTGTACTTTGGAGAGTTCAGCAACACAGGCCCAGGTGGAGCAGTGGACAAAAGAGTACCATATACAAAGAAGTTAACAGAATCAGAGGCTAAGACATTTATGAGTCTTGAGTATATTGATGCAGCTAAGTGGCTACTTCCAGCTCCTCAACTGTAA